GTTCTGCTTACTCTTGTTATTTGTGTTCTTTTTCGTTGTTTTAATCAGGAATTGCGCGAGTTCAACTGGTATGAGGGGACAGAGCAATGGAGTGAGGGGATTGGTTTCCCCCGATAGAGGTGACAGGAAAGGAGGTGTTGCTGGCAATTTTCACATAAACAAGAATAATGACAGTACTGATATTAATGACaatcaccaccaccaccacacAGGCGGCGGCGGCGGTTCTGGGTCACCGGAGACAGATCACGGCGGCAGAAAAGGAGGGTCATCCTCCGGTGTGGTAGGGATCACTGCCTTGTGGCTGCCTAAGTTTGTGATACCCTTGACAAATAAGGAGAAAGAAGAAGATTTTATGGCAATCAAAGGGTCCAAGCTGCCTCAAAGACCCAAGAAGCGAGCAAAGTGTATTCAACGCACTCTCAATGTAAGTTCTATAGAATTCTTTTGATAATCCTTTTTAGAGTATTTTCATGCGCCTCTTGCTACTCTTGACATTTgattctatatatatttttaattatatttgacTAAATACTAGCATTTACAATTTAAGAAGCTACCAGTTATTACTATGAGACGTTCAGATTCGCTCGATATTTTAGGGCTATGGGGCACATGATTCCTGATATAAAAAGACTGAGCCTTGATTATTTTCTAATAAAAAGTGCAAAGGGACAACTTTAATTTAGTGAGCTCCACTAAAACATATCAACCGGCTACCTGTGGAAAATTACGGTAGAAATTTCAAGAAGAAAGTACTTTTATGTATTATATTTAATATCCAAATTCCAAAACCATTAGATTAAATTAATACCACTTCGATTTAAGATTAATATCTTGATTGGTGATGATTGCTATGTGGGGGCTGAGGCATTAATAGACGTGACAAAAGGGACCGCTGGAAAACATGTAAGGCGTACATAGCATAGTGGAATTTATGCCTTCACGTGTCCATTTTCCCATCCGTtggtttgtttatttatttactttaacTGTACAGAGGGAGGGTGAATTTAATATTGGGATGTTTTTATATTTACGAGTGTTCCGATTCTTTCCTTTTCAAATGTGCCAGTCCATAAATTGGTGCTGGTGGGGACTACCATTTCTTACATCTTCTATTGTTCAGTGGGAGGAGGAACCCATCCTGTATGACCCACATTGGCTACCAAACAAAGCGAAACAAGACAGAGGAAGCACATTAATTTGGGTTGTCTTGGCGTCAAACATGGGAACTCTTAAGCTTAAAGCTAtcacatattattatttttaaccaAAGTTAATGATTCAATATGCTAAGCTGGATCCCCCAACCTTCTCCTTCAAACCGACATCAGTAAAGGAAGTAGAACTGTTGAATTTTGATtggaaaaaacaaaaacatcTTAATCTTAGGTTCTAACGAGGTTATGGGTTACCAGTAGATCATTAACTTATATTAGTTAATTTTTTGCTTTACTAAGTTGAATAAAGGAAAATTCATAATGTTTCGCAATATAATTTGCAGCTTGTAAGTCCAGGTGCATGGTTATGCGATTTAACCCTAGAAAGATATGAAGTCCGAGAGAACAAAGTTTCCAAGAAGGTACTCCATTTCTGGGTACCATTATTTTCTTAACGTGTCACTTTTTGTAAAGTATTGCACTTTGTTTCTATGTCAGAGGCCAAGAGGGTTGAAGGCGATGTGCAACATGGACTCGGAGTCGGATTAGACCAATTTATAGGAAGTTGCAAATGATAGAGATTGGTAGTAGCTGATCGAGATTGATATTCCGCGAATAGTTTCCAAGTCTGTGACATAAGACTTTTGCCGTCTCCTCGGAAGAAAGTCGTGTAAACCATACACATCACAAGTTTCCTTATGTTTATACCCATTTTGTCTAAATGGGTTCTAttcctttttaaaatatatacttagaaacatgtttattttaagcATGTTTCATCAGTCTCCAAAGAAGCATTATCTATATTGGATGAGTCTATGTTATATCGAGAGTGGACTGCTCATCcatgtgttagagtagatgccctgcaagcgaacggttggctagagaatttattgactcaagtgaaataaacaatctttattttaatataatttactttttaatggttttgttatgctttatctgtatacccatgcaatcagcatagataaagtccttgattatgctttaatacaaataaatcgtaattcgatgttgaaactcatttgtaaacactgcatattctaaattcgttcatagtcgattcagccgcctaaaacatggataaaggtcgcttgaactcgagactagcatctgtgatgttgtgtactgcgtttcttggtaagggcatggagatgtccaaacatgcagatgggtagtcatatgatgattataccgaacaaccctccctcggactttccaagtggttatcattcatcgagaggatgagtctgtggttatgattgtacaccattagtccttacgacctgggacaacactgaggctctatatgctagggctgtgctttgactcgtttaccggctccaggagagtcatcaggtggcgaggttgggtacagttgtgacacatataggagccagtgcattgtagtcggggattcaccgctcacctacgggtgtggatatcctgtgtgatctgatgaaataatagtgcatggaatctctggccagagtatgagatgtacattagagaaggagttctcaaatagtacacgcgatgccactattatagttatcacatagttatcgaattaatatgcaaccctcgatgaaccaatggttgcagattcgatcgggatatatgagatgaagggaccgtactgtacgttaatcataatcgactggttcttgcaggcactatcagtgatacctaggggatcatggggcgatgctgctagacgctcttaccatgatccgatgggtgcaatcagaaatgagttctgacattctcatgatcaaatgttggtgcatggaatggggcaaattagggtaagcccgaataaaggaaactgtcctgaatcacaaaagagttgtgaacccacggctagctgtatccctgaaccattgagggtcacacaagtactggtttacttgttcccgttgagataataaattcaatgagttgaatttataagaaataaatttgatatgatcaatcgataagcttataaataaagtttatgaaagcttatagaaattttgagagcatgattGTTAATACAGTCAAAGAAGTACACCTACCTTATTTAGATATTAGTGATCTCGAAgttaaagtgtgcatcataataacaaacaatttgaaattgtcacatcgattATATTTGATCACCGATCGGGATTTtgatgagattaatgtaatgGGAGCATGGATCATGGGCTTATAAGAGTATAAGCCCATCATGCAAATTTATTAGAGTTCAAATGaactttaataattaattatattttaattgtgttaaaatatagcccattaagtttttattaaatatggtaTTGAATTATGTAATATGGagatattcatgataccataatttaaaaCTTGAACACAGAGAAAATATTGATGCATGATATTATCTAAAATATATGCATTAAACGAGATTGGCTATGATATGCTATAAATTTAGAATCTTTAATtgacttaattaattagattaattaagtaaattatggattagaaataaaataatgatattgattattatttaaaatatagcatCCGAAAGCTTTAAGATAGAGATAGCCTCTTCCCAATTTCGAGAGACATAGATATGTTGAAatcattaacttaattaatatgattaattaaggAAAGCAATTattagttaaaaataaaaagatattgCTTTGGTTGGTGATTGAAGGAGTAGGCATCCGAAAGTTTTCTCCACACAATATACTTTTGGCTCTTCAAAAATTTCGGTGGTTGCTCTCAAAATCTCTTTTCTTTTGCGAGAAAAATTTGGCTTATAGTATTGAGTCGATTCCTTGTCGTgttctatctctacgcaaaatatcttctaaatttctagtgcaatttagaagaggaacaaatattccagtcgtggaccggattaggagatcgaagaatgttcgt
The Primulina tabacum isolate GXHZ01 chromosome 9, ASM2559414v2, whole genome shotgun sequence DNA segment above includes these coding regions:
- the LOC142555469 gene encoding uncharacterized protein LOC142555469; this encodes MKNHVNITGRDRFLLGPEASSAPSTSPDFVLQWGNRKRQRCTKAQVKEHGVDNGPSGLGPVHSGTTLVNRRVVRSDPNNSERYPNSHQLKNRGAGKSDGGRNGHLNLRQRPASPSHRTPRNCASSTGMRGQSNGVRGLVSPDRGDRKGGVAGNFHINKNNDSTDINDNHHHHHTGGGGGSGSPETDHGGRKGGSSSGVVGITALWLPKFVIPLTNKEKEEDFMAIKGSKLPQRPKKRAKCIQRTLNLVSPGAWLCDLTLERYEVRENKVSKKRPRGLKAMCNMDSESD